The Pirellulales bacterium genome has a segment encoding these proteins:
- a CDS encoding SDR family NAD(P)-dependent oxidoreductase, with protein sequence MNLDQKSCLITGGTKGIGAATAVALAEQGANLALAARNIDDEARALGKRIEAFGRRCLLIAADVGRPEEAVRCVEQTAAEFGSVDVLVHSAGGPVPGGLLEVTPEEWMRAFDVHVHAIYHLCRSAIPLMQKKREGAIVLVSSSAGRRGCPGITAYQVVKGALPQFAQAMARDFAADNIRVNVVAPGVIRTRFHEKMTEATRKNNLENRIPLRREGTSEQVATLIRELVTNDYITGETFGIDGGLTMRIA encoded by the coding sequence ATGAATCTCGATCAAAAATCTTGTTTAATCACCGGTGGCACAAAAGGGATTGGCGCGGCGACCGCCGTGGCGCTTGCCGAGCAGGGGGCGAATCTGGCGTTGGCGGCGCGGAATATCGATGACGAGGCGCGAGCGCTTGGCAAGCGGATTGAAGCATTTGGCCGGCGGTGTTTGCTCATCGCCGCCGATGTGGGACGGCCGGAGGAGGCGGTGCGGTGCGTCGAGCAAACGGCCGCGGAATTCGGCTCGGTCGATGTGCTGGTTCATTCGGCCGGCGGGCCGGTGCCGGGAGGACTGCTCGAGGTGACGCCCGAGGAATGGATGCGGGCGTTCGACGTCCATGTCCATGCGATTTATCACCTCTGCCGCAGTGCGATTCCGCTGATGCAGAAGAAGCGCGAGGGGGCGATCGTGTTGGTCTCGTCGTCGGCTGGCCGCCGCGGCTGCCCTGGCATCACGGCGTATCAGGTGGTGAAAGGGGCGCTGCCGCAGTTCGCGCAGGCGATGGCCCGGGATTTCGCGGCGGACAATATCCGCGTGAACGTCGTCGCCCCCGGCGTGATTCGCACTCGGTTTCACGAAAAGATGACCGAGGCCACGCGGAAGAACAACCTGGAAAACCGGATCCCGCTTCGCCGCGAAGGAACTTCCGAGCAGGTTGCCACTCTTATCCGCGAACTGGTCACGAATGACTACATCACGGGCGAGACGTTCGGCATCGACGGCGGGCTGACGATGCGGATCGCGTAG